One region of Skermanella mucosa genomic DNA includes:
- a CDS encoding c-type cytochrome: protein MRKLLAACSGCLMVAAVSTAMLSAGPARAQDAEAGKKVFNQCRACHVVDKETNRVGPHLVGLIGRKAGSVEGFKYSEAIQNADVTWDEESLSKYLKDPKGFLPGNKMAFAGVRKDDDLNNLIAYLKEETAK, encoded by the coding sequence ATGAGGAAGTTGCTCGCCGCCTGTTCCGGTTGCCTGATGGTGGCCGCCGTATCCACGGCCATGCTGTCTGCCGGACCCGCCCGGGCGCAGGATGCGGAAGCCGGCAAGAAGGTCTTCAACCAATGCCGCGCATGCCATGTGGTCGATAAGGAAACCAACCGCGTCGGACCTCATCTGGTCGGCCTGATCGGTCGCAAGGCCGGGTCGGTCGAGGGCTTCAAGTACTCCGAAGCCATCCAGAACGCCGACGTCACCTGGGATGAGGAAAGCCTGTCCAAGTACCTGAAGGACCCGAAGGGCTTCCTTCCGGGGAACAAGATGGCCTTCGCCGGCGTCCGCAAGGACGACGACCTCAACAACCTGATCGCCTACCTCAAGGAAGAAACCGCCAAGTGA
- a CDS encoding acyltransferase family protein, whose product MGDDKVAWVQCAKGMTICLVVYGHAMFGVDAAVGMDPTFFFYNNEFFSLFRMPLFFFVSGIFAFRSIARPLDQFVNRTVLHFVYVYLVWCVIQYVFRLLTGGIGNQSIDPYAILLIAYKPINVLWFVYVLLAFFVVTRLLRPVPFFIVLALAGGLAVAHVNSGVYVVDRFTSNYVFFLMGYYGSQMILDRARQITSTHAMVLVPLFIAVTFALIYAELRHVQIVRLAVVMFAIFAMIALCVVLSERKLDGLFLYAGSYSLPIFVSHTIATAGSRVVLSKLGLGSPALLVIGSTLGGIIMPIILAKLCDRIGFPWLFRKPAWFSIHFRSDDPPARRESSEPSDRRLADTSARP is encoded by the coding sequence ATGGGTGACGACAAGGTCGCGTGGGTGCAATGCGCCAAAGGCATGACGATTTGCCTGGTGGTCTATGGCCATGCCATGTTCGGCGTCGATGCGGCTGTCGGGATGGACCCGACTTTCTTCTTCTACAACAATGAGTTTTTCAGCCTCTTCAGGATGCCTTTGTTCTTCTTCGTTTCAGGCATCTTCGCTTTCCGCAGCATCGCCCGCCCCCTGGACCAGTTCGTCAACCGGACGGTCTTGCACTTCGTCTATGTGTATCTGGTCTGGTGCGTGATCCAGTATGTGTTCCGGTTGCTCACCGGAGGCATCGGCAACCAGAGCATCGATCCGTATGCGATCCTGCTGATCGCCTACAAGCCGATCAACGTGCTGTGGTTCGTCTATGTCCTGCTGGCCTTCTTCGTCGTGACGCGACTCCTGCGCCCGGTTCCCTTCTTCATCGTCCTGGCCCTTGCCGGCGGTCTGGCGGTGGCGCATGTGAACAGCGGGGTCTACGTGGTGGACCGCTTCACCAGCAACTATGTCTTCTTCCTGATGGGCTATTACGGCTCGCAGATGATCCTGGACCGCGCCCGGCAGATCACGTCGACGCACGCGATGGTGCTGGTGCCGCTGTTCATAGCGGTGACCTTCGCCCTGATCTATGCCGAACTCCGGCATGTCCAGATCGTCCGGCTGGCGGTCGTCATGTTCGCCATCTTCGCCATGATCGCGCTGTGCGTCGTGCTGTCGGAACGGAAGCTGGATGGACTGTTCCTCTACGCCGGCAGCTATTCCTTGCCGATCTTCGTTTCCCATACCATCGCCACGGCCGGATCCCGCGTCGTGCTGTCCAAGCTGGGCCTCGGCAGCCCGGCGCTTCTGGTGATCGGTTCGACGCTGGGCGGCATCATCATGCCGATCATCCTGGCGAAACTGTGCGACCGGATCGGGTTCCCCTGGCTGTTCCGAAAGCCCGCCTGGTTCTCCATCCATTTCCGATCCGACGATCCGCCGGCTCGCCGCGAGTCCTCCGAACCGTCCGACCGCCGGCTCGCCGACACTTCCGCCCGCCCTTAG